A stretch of Equus caballus isolate H_3958 breed thoroughbred chromosome 11, TB-T2T, whole genome shotgun sequence DNA encodes these proteins:
- the NOTUM gene encoding palmitoleoyl-protein carboxylesterase NOTUM isoform X1: MGSHNPTTALRPRYGHCSTLKKRKRRHRERSRALPRISPSGNGPEPDQREAQLEHSQGSTTRGACCVCAGGNQRRDRGLEAIGEGRTSREHEKRIQDPNPRPIHPSRRGRRGLAPHLSAPPGGPGAAAAGPSARSPVSAVALIPGAPLDKSPGRLRASARGGGSRAGRTSGLAQDKRRRGAGAAGPPAPAAVAAGPSGAAMGRGVRVLLLLGLLHWAGGGEGKKTWRRRGQQPPPPPPPPRAEAAPAAGQPVESFPLDFTAVEGNMDSFMAQVKSLAQSLYPCSAQQLNEDLRLHLLLNTSVTCNDGSPAGYYLKESKGSRRWLLFLEGGWYCFNRENCDSRYDTMPRLMSSKDWPRTRTGTGILSSQPEENPHWWNANMVFIPYCSSDVWSGASSKSEKNEYAFMGALIIREVVQELLGRGLNGAKVLLLAGSSAGGTGVLLNVDRVAEQLEELGYPAIQVRGLADSGWFLDNKQYRRTDCIDTITCAPTEAIRRGIRYWNGVVPERCRRQFKDGEEWNCFFGYKVYPTLRCPVFVVQWLFDEAQLTVDNVHLTGQPVQEGQWLYIQNLGRELRNTLKDVPASFAPACLSHEIIIRSHWTDVQVKGTSLPRALHCWDRSLHDSHKASKAPLKGCPVHLVDSCPWPHCNPSCPTIRDQFTGQEMNVAQFLMHMGFDVQTVAQQQGLEPSKLLGMLSSGS; encoded by the exons ATGGGCTCCCATAATCCCACAACAGCCCTCCGACCGAGATATGGTCATTGCTCCactttaaagaagaggaaacggaggcacagagaaagGTCACGGGCCTTGCCCAGGATCTCCCCGTCAGGAAATGGCCCAGAGCCAGACCAGCGTGAGGCACAGCT GGAACACAGCCAGGGGAGCACAACCAGAGGAGCCTGCTGTGTGTGTGCGGG TGGCAACCAGCGCAGGGACCGTGGCTTGGAGGCGATCGGCGAGGGGCGCACATCCAGGGAGCACGAGAAGAGGATCCAGGACCCCAACCCAAGGCCCATCCACCCCA GTCGCCGAGGGCGCCGGGGCCTCGCGCCACACCTGTCCGCTCCTCCCGGAGGCCCCGGCGCCGCTGCTGCCGGCCCCTCGGCGCGGAGCCCTGTGTCCGCCGTCGCTTTGATCCCGGGGGCCCCGCTGGATAAAAGTCCCGGGCGGCTCCGCGCCAGCGCCAGAGGGGGAGGCAGCCGAGCCGGGCGTACCAGCGGGCTGGCGCAGGACAAGCGACGCCGAGGAgccggggccgcggggccgcccgcGCCGGCCGCG GTGGCCGCGGGCCCGAGTGGCGCGGCCATGGGCCGAGGGGTGCgcgtgctgctgctgctgggcctgCTGCACTGGGCCGGGGGCGGCGAGGGCAAGAAGACCTGGCGGCGCCGCGGCCAGcagccgcccccgccgccgcccccgccgcgggCCGAGGCGGCGCCGGCGGCCGGACAGCCGGTGGAGAGCTTCCCGCTGGACTTCACGGCCGTGGAGGGCAACATGGACAGCTTCATGGCGCAGGTCAAGAGCCTGGCGCAGTCCCTGTACCCCTGCTCGGCGCAGCAGCTCAACGAGGACCTACGCCTGCACCTCCTGCTCAACACGTCGGTGACCTGCAACGACGGCAGCCCCGCCGG CTACTACCTGAAGGAATCCAAGGGCAGTCGGCGGTGGCTCCTTTTTCTGGAAG GCGGCTGGTACTGCTTCAACCGAGAGAACTGTGACTCCCGATATGACACCATGCCGCGCCTCATGAGCTCCAAAGACTGGCCTCGCACTCGCACAG GCACAGGGATCCTGTCTTCCCAGCCAGAGGAAAACCCCCACTGGTGGAACGCCAACATGGT CTTCATCCCTTACTGCTCCAGTGATGTCTGGAGTGGGGCTTCATCCAAGTCTGAGAAGA ACGAGTACGCCTTCATGGGTGCCCTCATCATCCGCGAGGTGGTGCAAGAGCTCCTGGGCAGAGGCCTGAATGGGGCCAAGGTGCTGCTGCTGGCAGGGAGCAG CGCGGGGGGCACTGGGGTGCTGCTGAATGTGGACCGTGTGGCTGAGCAGCTGGAGGAGCTGGGCTACCCGGCCATCCAGGTGCGGGGCCTGGCCGACTCGGGCTGGTTCCTGGACAACAAGCAGTACCGCCGCACGGACTGCATCGACACCATCACCTGTGCGCCCACGGAAGCCATCCGGCGGGGCATCAG GTACTGGAACGGGGTGGTCCCGGAGCGCTGTCGGCGCCAGTTCAAGGACGGCGAGGAGTGGAACTGCTTCTTTGGCTACAAAGTCTACCCGACCCTGCGCT gccCAGTGTTCGTGGTGCAGTGGCTGTTTGACGAGGCCCAGCTGACTGTGGACAACGTGCACCTCACGGGGCAGCCGGTGCAGGAGGGCCAGTGGCTGTACATCCAAAACCTGGGTCGTGAGCTGCGAAACACACTCAAGGACGTGCC GGCCAGCTTTGCCCCCGCCTGCCTCTCCCATGAGATCATCATCCGAAG CCACTGGACAGACGTCCAGGTGAAGGGGACCTCGCTGCCTCGGGCGCTTCATTGCTGGGACAGAAGCCTCCACGACAGCCATAAGGCCAGCAAAGCCCCACTGAAGGGCTGCCCCGTCCACCTGGTGGACAGCTGCCCCTGGCCCCACTGCAACCCCTCTTGCCCTACCATCCGGGACCAGTTCACGGGGCAGGAGATGAATGTGGCCCAGTTCCTCATGCACATGGGCTTCGACGTGCAGACGGTGGCACAGCAGCAGGGCCTGGAGCCCAGTAAACTGCTGGGGATGCTGAGCAGCGGGAGCTAG
- the NOTUM gene encoding palmitoleoyl-protein carboxylesterase NOTUM isoform X2 yields the protein MAQSQTSVRHSWNTARGAQPEEPAVCVRVRCTGKVRRWSRCTGLRGGHGVETKPAAVRSSTRSSGNQRRDRGLEAIGEGRTSREHEKRIQDPNPRPIHPSRRGRRGLAPHLSAPPGGPGAAAAGPSARSPVSAVALIPGAPLDKSPGRLRASARGGGSRAGRTSGLAQDKRRRGAGAAGPPAPAAVAAGPSGAAMGRGVRVLLLLGLLHWAGGGEGKKTWRRRGQQPPPPPPPPRAEAAPAAGQPVESFPLDFTAVEGNMDSFMAQVKSLAQSLYPCSAQQLNEDLRLHLLLNTSVTCNDGSPAGYYLKESKGSRRWLLFLEGGWYCFNRENCDSRYDTMPRLMSSKDWPRTRTGTGILSSQPEENPHWWNANMVFIPYCSSDVWSGASSKSEKNEYAFMGALIIREVVQELLGRGLNGAKVLLLAGSSAGGTGVLLNVDRVAEQLEELGYPAIQVRGLADSGWFLDNKQYRRTDCIDTITCAPTEAIRRGIRYWNGVVPERCRRQFKDGEEWNCFFGYKVYPTLRCPVFVVQWLFDEAQLTVDNVHLTGQPVQEGQWLYIQNLGRELRNTLKDVPASFAPACLSHEIIIRSHWTDVQVKGTSLPRALHCWDRSLHDSHKASKAPLKGCPVHLVDSCPWPHCNPSCPTIRDQFTGQEMNVAQFLMHMGFDVQTVAQQQGLEPSKLLGMLSSGS from the exons ATGGCCCAGAGCCAGACCAGCGTGAGGCACAGCT GGAACACAGCCAGGGGAGCACAACCAGAGGAGCCTGCTGTGTGTGTGCGGG TGAGGTGCACTGGGAAGGTGAGGCGGTGGAGCAGATGCACTGGGTTGCGTGGAGGTCACGGAGTGGAGACCAAGCCGGCAGCTGTCCGATCCTCAACCCGCTCCAGTGGCAACCAGCGCAGGGACCGTGGCTTGGAGGCGATCGGCGAGGGGCGCACATCCAGGGAGCACGAGAAGAGGATCCAGGACCCCAACCCAAGGCCCATCCACCCCA GTCGCCGAGGGCGCCGGGGCCTCGCGCCACACCTGTCCGCTCCTCCCGGAGGCCCCGGCGCCGCTGCTGCCGGCCCCTCGGCGCGGAGCCCTGTGTCCGCCGTCGCTTTGATCCCGGGGGCCCCGCTGGATAAAAGTCCCGGGCGGCTCCGCGCCAGCGCCAGAGGGGGAGGCAGCCGAGCCGGGCGTACCAGCGGGCTGGCGCAGGACAAGCGACGCCGAGGAgccggggccgcggggccgcccgcGCCGGCCGCG GTGGCCGCGGGCCCGAGTGGCGCGGCCATGGGCCGAGGGGTGCgcgtgctgctgctgctgggcctgCTGCACTGGGCCGGGGGCGGCGAGGGCAAGAAGACCTGGCGGCGCCGCGGCCAGcagccgcccccgccgccgcccccgccgcgggCCGAGGCGGCGCCGGCGGCCGGACAGCCGGTGGAGAGCTTCCCGCTGGACTTCACGGCCGTGGAGGGCAACATGGACAGCTTCATGGCGCAGGTCAAGAGCCTGGCGCAGTCCCTGTACCCCTGCTCGGCGCAGCAGCTCAACGAGGACCTACGCCTGCACCTCCTGCTCAACACGTCGGTGACCTGCAACGACGGCAGCCCCGCCGG CTACTACCTGAAGGAATCCAAGGGCAGTCGGCGGTGGCTCCTTTTTCTGGAAG GCGGCTGGTACTGCTTCAACCGAGAGAACTGTGACTCCCGATATGACACCATGCCGCGCCTCATGAGCTCCAAAGACTGGCCTCGCACTCGCACAG GCACAGGGATCCTGTCTTCCCAGCCAGAGGAAAACCCCCACTGGTGGAACGCCAACATGGT CTTCATCCCTTACTGCTCCAGTGATGTCTGGAGTGGGGCTTCATCCAAGTCTGAGAAGA ACGAGTACGCCTTCATGGGTGCCCTCATCATCCGCGAGGTGGTGCAAGAGCTCCTGGGCAGAGGCCTGAATGGGGCCAAGGTGCTGCTGCTGGCAGGGAGCAG CGCGGGGGGCACTGGGGTGCTGCTGAATGTGGACCGTGTGGCTGAGCAGCTGGAGGAGCTGGGCTACCCGGCCATCCAGGTGCGGGGCCTGGCCGACTCGGGCTGGTTCCTGGACAACAAGCAGTACCGCCGCACGGACTGCATCGACACCATCACCTGTGCGCCCACGGAAGCCATCCGGCGGGGCATCAG GTACTGGAACGGGGTGGTCCCGGAGCGCTGTCGGCGCCAGTTCAAGGACGGCGAGGAGTGGAACTGCTTCTTTGGCTACAAAGTCTACCCGACCCTGCGCT gccCAGTGTTCGTGGTGCAGTGGCTGTTTGACGAGGCCCAGCTGACTGTGGACAACGTGCACCTCACGGGGCAGCCGGTGCAGGAGGGCCAGTGGCTGTACATCCAAAACCTGGGTCGTGAGCTGCGAAACACACTCAAGGACGTGCC GGCCAGCTTTGCCCCCGCCTGCCTCTCCCATGAGATCATCATCCGAAG CCACTGGACAGACGTCCAGGTGAAGGGGACCTCGCTGCCTCGGGCGCTTCATTGCTGGGACAGAAGCCTCCACGACAGCCATAAGGCCAGCAAAGCCCCACTGAAGGGCTGCCCCGTCCACCTGGTGGACAGCTGCCCCTGGCCCCACTGCAACCCCTCTTGCCCTACCATCCGGGACCAGTTCACGGGGCAGGAGATGAATGTGGCCCAGTTCCTCATGCACATGGGCTTCGACGTGCAGACGGTGGCACAGCAGCAGGGCCTGGAGCCCAGTAAACTGCTGGGGATGCTGAGCAGCGGGAGCTAG
- the NOTUM gene encoding palmitoleoyl-protein carboxylesterase NOTUM isoform X3 — MGRGVRVLLLLGLLHWAGGGEGKKTWRRRGQQPPPPPPPPRAEAAPAAGQPVESFPLDFTAVEGNMDSFMAQVKSLAQSLYPCSAQQLNEDLRLHLLLNTSVTCNDGSPAGYYLKESKGSRRWLLFLEGGWYCFNRENCDSRYDTMPRLMSSKDWPRTRTGTGILSSQPEENPHWWNANMVFIPYCSSDVWSGASSKSEKNEYAFMGALIIREVVQELLGRGLNGAKVLLLAGSSAGGTGVLLNVDRVAEQLEELGYPAIQVRGLADSGWFLDNKQYRRTDCIDTITCAPTEAIRRGIRYWNGVVPERCRRQFKDGEEWNCFFGYKVYPTLRCPVFVVQWLFDEAQLTVDNVHLTGQPVQEGQWLYIQNLGRELRNTLKDVPASFAPACLSHEIIIRSHWTDVQVKGTSLPRALHCWDRSLHDSHKASKAPLKGCPVHLVDSCPWPHCNPSCPTIRDQFTGQEMNVAQFLMHMGFDVQTVAQQQGLEPSKLLGMLSSGS; from the exons ATGGGCCGAGGGGTGCgcgtgctgctgctgctgggcctgCTGCACTGGGCCGGGGGCGGCGAGGGCAAGAAGACCTGGCGGCGCCGCGGCCAGcagccgcccccgccgccgcccccgccgcgggCCGAGGCGGCGCCGGCGGCCGGACAGCCGGTGGAGAGCTTCCCGCTGGACTTCACGGCCGTGGAGGGCAACATGGACAGCTTCATGGCGCAGGTCAAGAGCCTGGCGCAGTCCCTGTACCCCTGCTCGGCGCAGCAGCTCAACGAGGACCTACGCCTGCACCTCCTGCTCAACACGTCGGTGACCTGCAACGACGGCAGCCCCGCCGG CTACTACCTGAAGGAATCCAAGGGCAGTCGGCGGTGGCTCCTTTTTCTGGAAG GCGGCTGGTACTGCTTCAACCGAGAGAACTGTGACTCCCGATATGACACCATGCCGCGCCTCATGAGCTCCAAAGACTGGCCTCGCACTCGCACAG GCACAGGGATCCTGTCTTCCCAGCCAGAGGAAAACCCCCACTGGTGGAACGCCAACATGGT CTTCATCCCTTACTGCTCCAGTGATGTCTGGAGTGGGGCTTCATCCAAGTCTGAGAAGA ACGAGTACGCCTTCATGGGTGCCCTCATCATCCGCGAGGTGGTGCAAGAGCTCCTGGGCAGAGGCCTGAATGGGGCCAAGGTGCTGCTGCTGGCAGGGAGCAG CGCGGGGGGCACTGGGGTGCTGCTGAATGTGGACCGTGTGGCTGAGCAGCTGGAGGAGCTGGGCTACCCGGCCATCCAGGTGCGGGGCCTGGCCGACTCGGGCTGGTTCCTGGACAACAAGCAGTACCGCCGCACGGACTGCATCGACACCATCACCTGTGCGCCCACGGAAGCCATCCGGCGGGGCATCAG GTACTGGAACGGGGTGGTCCCGGAGCGCTGTCGGCGCCAGTTCAAGGACGGCGAGGAGTGGAACTGCTTCTTTGGCTACAAAGTCTACCCGACCCTGCGCT gccCAGTGTTCGTGGTGCAGTGGCTGTTTGACGAGGCCCAGCTGACTGTGGACAACGTGCACCTCACGGGGCAGCCGGTGCAGGAGGGCCAGTGGCTGTACATCCAAAACCTGGGTCGTGAGCTGCGAAACACACTCAAGGACGTGCC GGCCAGCTTTGCCCCCGCCTGCCTCTCCCATGAGATCATCATCCGAAG CCACTGGACAGACGTCCAGGTGAAGGGGACCTCGCTGCCTCGGGCGCTTCATTGCTGGGACAGAAGCCTCCACGACAGCCATAAGGCCAGCAAAGCCCCACTGAAGGGCTGCCCCGTCCACCTGGTGGACAGCTGCCCCTGGCCCCACTGCAACCCCTCTTGCCCTACCATCCGGGACCAGTTCACGGGGCAGGAGATGAATGTGGCCCAGTTCCTCATGCACATGGGCTTCGACGTGCAGACGGTGGCACAGCAGCAGGGCCTGGAGCCCAGTAAACTGCTGGGGATGCTGAGCAGCGGGAGCTAG
- the MYADML2 gene encoding myeloid-associated differentiation marker-like protein 2: MGSTMEPPGGGYLHLGAVTSPVGTARVLQLAFGCTTFSLVAHRGGFAGVQGTFCMAAWGFCFALSGLVVACEFTRLHSCLRFSWGNFTAAFAMLATLLSATAAVIYPLYFTRLECPPEPEGCAVRDFRLAASVFAGLLFLAYAAEVALTRARPGQVASYMATVSGLLKIVQAFVACIIFGALVHDSRYGRYVATQWCVAVYSLCFLATVAIVALSVMGYTGGLGCPFDRLVVVYTFLAVLLYLSAAVIWPVFCFDPKYGEPRRPPNCPRGSCPWDSQLVVATFTYVNLLLYIADLAYSQRIRFVPTL, translated from the coding sequence ATGGGCAGCACCATGGAGCCCCCCGGGGGCGGGTACCTGCACCTGGGTGCTGTGACATCCCCGGTGGGCACAGCCCGCGTGCTGCAGCTAGCCTTCGGCTGTACCACCTTCAGCCTGGTGGCCCACCGGGGCGGCTTCGCGGGCGTCCAGGGCACCTTCTGCATGGCCGCCTGGGGCTTCTGCTTCGCTCTCTCAGGCCTGGTGGTGGCCTGCGAGTTCACCCGGCTCCACAGCTGCCTGCGCTTCTCCTGGGGCAACTTCACAGCGGCCTTTGCCATGCTGGCCACACTGCTGTCTGCCACGGCTGCTGTCATCTACCCACTCTACTTCACCCGGCTGGAGTGCCCACCTGAGCCCGAGGGCTGTGCAGTCAGGGACTTCCGCCTGGCCGCCAGCGTCTTCGCCGGACTCCTCTTCCTGGCCTACGCTGCAGAGGTGGCCCTGACCCGGGCCCGCCCGGGCCAGGTGGCCAGCTACATGGCCACGGTGTCAGGACTCCTCAAGATCGTCCAGGCCTTCGTGGCCTGCATCATCTTTGGGGCACTGGTCCACGACAGCCGATATGGGCGCTACGTGGCCACCCAGTGGTGCGTGGCCGTCTACAGCCTGTGCTTCCTGGCTACTGTGGCCATCGTGGCCCTGAGCGTGATGGGCTACACCGGGGGCCTGGGCTGCCCCTTCGACCGTCTGGTGGTTGTGTACACCTTCCTGGCTGTGCTGCTCTACCTCAGTGCCGCCGTCATCTGGCCTGTCTTCTGTTTTGATCCCAAGTACGGCGAGCCCAGGCGGCCCCCCAACTGCCCTAGGGGCAGCTGCCCTTGGGACAGCCAGCTGGTGGTGGCCACCTTCACCTACGTCAACCTGCTTCTCTACATTGCCGACCTCGCCTACTCCCAGAGGATCCGCTTTGTGCCCACCCTGTAG